Below is a genomic region from Bartonella harrusi.
CGGCACTGAACTTCTTCATGAAATTCGCACGATCTACGATAACTACGGTTTTGCCACACAAATTTTAGCAGCCTCAATCCGCACCATTAACCATGTCAAAGAAGCGGCACTAAGCGGCGTGGATGTTGCAACTGTTCCACCAGCAATCTTAAAAACACTGGTCAAACACCCGCTAACCGATAAAGGTTTACAAATCTTCCCAAAAGATTGGCAAAAAACCGGAAAAAACATCGCTTAATGATTTGCAAGATCTTTTGAAAGCATCAGTAAAATCTCTTCAGCGAGTTCTTCCGCCACACGCTTTTGCGCATCTTCTTCTGCTTGCAAAGTTGCATATTCTTGGCGAAGTCGTTCAAAAGAGGTACTCATACTGACCGTACTTTCAGTAAGAAGCACATCTTTCATATCTCGCAAAACATAGGAAACTTTACCCATCACCGTTCCAACAGAAGGACGCCTCTCTCTTTTCCTATCGCGATCAACCTCTATCTCTACAGAATCTCGTGTAAAGGTGGATGTTTTCAATGCCAATTGATAAGCTGGAGTCAAAGGTTTACCTCCATTCCCATAAAGAAGAAACAACAAATGAT
It encodes:
- the lptE gene encoding LPS assembly lipoprotein LptE, encoding MSLFRKFIFLGLTGFLTLLCGCKIEPLYQHESQISTTIGSMGSVFDDSSAKQRSLSLSEKLASIVVAEPSDRFGQMVRNHLLFLLYGNGGKPLTPAYQLALKTSTFTRDSVEIEVDRDRKRERRPSVGTVMGKVSYVLRDMKDVLLTESTVSMSTSFERLRQEYATLQAEEDAQKRVAEELAEEILLMLSKDLANH